TTTTTTATCTGTGAAAACCTTTGGGGGAAACCGCCGAATCTGATTGTCGAGGATTTTATCCATGTGAATATACCCTCCTGTCATTCGGCGGACATCCAACTCTCCCGCGGCGGTTTCCCCCAAAGGCCTCTTCCCGACGACTTGACCCCCACGATTTAACCCAACGCTTTTAAAAAAATCCGTAAATCCGTTTTAAACGCGCTTTCCCTTGAAAAAGATCGCCCGCGGCAGCTACGAAACCCTCCATCATCAAAAACGCGTCAAAAAAGGGAATGGAGCGAGCGGATGGATGAATGGAAAAGGATATTGGGGCAAAGCGTGGCCGACGGGCCTTCGCTGAAAAAAAAGCTGGGCGCCGCGCCGCCCGGGCTGGGTCGCGTGATCTCCGCCTATCCCATGCGGAT
The DNA window shown above is from Candidatus Desulfarcum epimagneticum and carries:
- a CDS encoding hypothetical protein (Evidence 5 : Unknown function), encoding MDEWKRILGQSVADGPSLKKKLGAAPPGLGRVISAYPMRINPYYSSSQMDKS